The Toxotes jaculatrix isolate fToxJac2 chromosome 21, fToxJac2.pri, whole genome shotgun sequence genome includes a region encoding these proteins:
- the LOC121201332 gene encoding histone-lysine N-methyltransferase PRDM9-like — MSGRSNGVEWVETTEEVVVTEECLPSDNSTTVISVLEPAETPIQELLDTVGKGENPEADDGFYCEECVTLFQDQSDPANINGPSFILDFPTSMGVPQRALLTLPFGLMIGRSSIPKAGIGVLNHGPIVAPGMHFGPFEGEVTTSENALASDFSWEIYKGKHEYEYIDAARESHSNWMRYVNCARNKDETNLLAVQYKGSILFHCCRTIQPGDELMVWPSSKLLTNFSEAWTQMWFMKSNSAESNTAAASQIFLCSHCNFSFTTEAFLQRHTEIFHTQPTGDCTTPTAEAAEPENPTSSADSGPPGASLVVLPVDTDESKTCGDCGKIFKQIPHLRRHKLCVHSNKRPYCCPQCRRTFSQASGLIRHQLVHRKQPVLKVPNEKKICSEKKESLTQGSELFKTADSAVTDEAKEMNVSENLQDAMDVTETENTSAGEAETQSSCTDCGKSFTNEASLKKHKMTVHERLRPYVCTVCQKCFGQYNDLTRHLRRHQNENKKQEKANQAPEEPNAMPFGCAECSRTFSSVDTLQQHISQHHSEDDDPVPADDDQSHDPDFNPQSSVAETVGAIQELPSQRPQRLGARSRISAITKLIAPKRRADMCKKPLSSTGPEAPAVRTGKVTKYKWFSCNCCKRTYGNPDDLKAHKCTLRQHKCGQCGATFTKSGFLKRHEQTVHGNAKSYSCERCEKVFTTSGNLKQHQKSKTCMKYHCTSELFPCSFCQFSFTMKSYLVKHMKRHHPVEYLSHCDSDSLMDQLEEEEGEKEYVCPHCGKSCASAKAFKSHTCFQQMKVLYLCTDCGKGFTNHYGLKQHQRIHTGEKPYSCPHCSKSFSYTGQLNVHLRTHTGEKPYLCTHCGESFRQSGDLKRHERKHTGVRPYSCPECRKSFSRPQSLKAHQMLHLGQRMFKCTQCGKSFSRNYHLRRHHQKMHL, encoded by the exons ATGTCGGGCAGGAGTAACGGCGTGGAGTGGGTTGAGACAACCGAGGAAGTGGTTGTAACAGAGGAGTGCCTACCATCTGATAACAGCACAACAG TGATATCGGTTTTAGAGCCAGCAGAAACACCAATCCAGGAGTTACTGGACACTGTGGGGAAGGGAGAAAACCCAGAGGCTGATGATGGATTTT ATtgtgaggagtgtgtgactCTCTTCCAGGACCAGAGTGATCCTGCTAACATTAATGGCCCATCTTTTATTCTTGACTTTCCAACGAGCATGGGTGTCCCTCAGAGGGCCCTCCTCACTCTTCCTTTTGGTTTGATGATAGGCAGATCTAGTATTCCCAAGGCAGGGATTGGGGTCTTAAATCATGGACCAATAGTGGCTCCAGGAATGCATTTTGGACCCTTTGAGGGGGAAGTGACAACAAGCGAAAATGCCTTGGCAAGTGACTTCTCCTGGGAG ATTTACAAAGGCAAACATGAGTATGAGTACATTGATGCTGCCAGAGAATCACACTCAAACTGGATGAG GTACGTCAACTGTGCTCGTAATAAAGACGAGACAAATTTGCTTGCAGTCCAGTACAAAGGCAGCATCCTTTTCCACTGCTGTCGCACCATACAACCTGGAGATGAGCTCATGGTGTGGCCCAGCAGTAAGCTTCTCACCAATTTTAGTGAAGCTTGGACCCAGATGTGGTTTATGAAGTCAAATTCAGCAG AGAGCAACACCGCTGCAGCATCTCAGATCTTCCTGTGCTCCCACTGTAATTTTTCCTTCACTACCGAGGCCTTTCTCCAGAGACATACAGAAATCTTCCACACACAGCCTACAGGGGACTGTACCACACCTACTGCTGAAGCAGCTGAACCGGAAAATCCCACTTCCAGTGCTGACTCAGGTCCCCCTGGAGCATCCCTGGTGGTACTACCTGTTGATACCGATGAGTCCAAAACATGTGGTGATTGCGGGAAGATTTTCAAGCAAATACCTCACCTCAGGAGGCACAAACTTTGTGTCCACTCAAACAAGCGCCCCTACTGCTGCCCACAGTGCAGACGAACCTTTAGCCAGGCATCTGGCCTAATCAGACACCAGTTAGTTCACAGAAAGCAGCCTGTGCTAAAAGTTCctaatgaaaagaaaatttgCAGTGAGAAGAAAGAGAGCTTGACACAGGGGTCAGAACTTTTTAAAACTGCAGATTCAGCTGTAACTGATGAAGCAAAGGAAATGAATGTAAGTGAGAATCTACAAGACGCTATGGATGTAACTGAAACTGAGAATACTTCTGCAGGAGAAGCAGAAACCCAGTCCAGTTGCACAGATTGTGGAAAGAGCTTCACAAATGAAGCCTCCCTCAAAAAGCATAAAATGACTGTCCATGAGAGGTTACGTCCatatgtgtgcactgtgtgtcaGAAGTGCTTTGGCCAGTACAATGACCTGACCAGGCACCTGCGGCGTCACCAAAAcgaaaataaaaagcaagaaaaagcaAATCAGGCCCCAGAGGAACCAAACGCCATGCCCTTTGGCTGCGCTGAGTGTTCACGGACTTTTTCTTCAGTGGATACCCTTCAGCAGCACATTAGCCAGCATCACTCAGAGGATGATGATCCAGTGCCTGCTGATGATGATCAAAGCCATGATCCTGACTTCAATCCACAATCCTCAGTGGCTGAAACTGTTGGAGCGATCCAGGAACTTCCGTCTCAGAGGCCTCAGCGACTTGGAGCTAGATCTAGAATTTCTGCCATAACCAAGCTCATAGCTCCAAAACGAAGGGCAGACATGTGCAAGAAGCCATTAAGCAGCACAGGGCCAGAGGCACCTGCTGTCAGGACCGGAAaggtaacaaaatacaaatggTTCAGCTGTAACTGTTGTAAACGAACATATGGAAACCCAGACGATCTCAAAGCACATAAGTGTACTCTGAGACAGCACAAGTGTGGTCAGTGTGGGGCAACCTTTACTAAGTCTGGTTTCCTAAAAAGACACGAGCAGACGGTGCACGGAAATGCAAAATCTTACAGCTGTGAGCGCTGTGAGAAAGTCTTCACTACATCTGGTAACCTCAAACAACATCAGAAGAGCAAGACTTGTATGAAGTATCACTGCACGTCTGAGCTCTTCCCCTGCTCGTTCTGTCAGTTCTCCTTCACTATGAAGAGTTACCTGGTCAAACACATGAAGAGGCACCACCCTGTGGAGTATCTGTCACACTGCGATTCAGACAGCCTCATGGAtcagctggaggaagaggagggggaaaagGAGTATGTTTGCCCCCATTGTGGGAAGAGCTGTGCAAGCGCCAAAGCTTTCAAATCTCACACCTGCTTCCAGCAGATGAAGGTTTTGTACTTGTGCACCGACTGTGGAAAAGGGTTCACAAACCACTACGGTCTGAAGCAGCATCAGCGCATTCACACAGGGGAGAAGCCATACAGCTGCCCCCACTGCAGCAAAAGCTTCTCATACACCGGCCAGCTCAACGTGCATCTCAGGACTCACACCGGAGAGAAGCCGTACCTGTGCACCCACTGCGGGGAGAGCTTCAGGCAGTCTGGAGACCTGAAGCGACACGAGAGGAAGCACACGGGGGTGAGGCCCTACAGCTGCCCCGAATGTCGTAAAAGCTTCAGCCGCCCGCAGAGTCTCAAAGCTCATCAAATGCTTCACCTGGGACAGAGGATGTTCAAATGCACCCAGTGCGGAAAGAGCTTTTCAAGAAACTACCATCTCAGGAGACACCATCAGAAGATGCACTTGTAA
- the LOC121201333 gene encoding neurabin-2-like: MMKTESTSKSTGSGSTLRSPSPHRNAYEAGMQALKPVKDNAANGDVQEGPRGRRYGSNVHRIKNMFQQMQTTSPADAEGEDGTKNADKSVRLSLPRAGSLNENVDHSALLKLGSTVSERVSKFDTKPENGHQRASSPSYSKLQETRRIFEQQQERQQQEKLATTRVLLKTDKASGFQDGRLDVVARFNGSTESLDSLDTSEAVSPTVSQLSAVFERAAELRNNLHRLSSTPPLPSRGVSAKVGVLNSKIITKRVSAFAAGHQEDDGSNQKGQEGPLRGPRGRVTPPSESINGGESVGQSGPNNELSSSTGEPNEQREKTVSDAGVKAKAEEQPGAKEPSSTTLQGDIYISVENGEAAAEKQNSPKGSEMLRQEGETAKDAEEEDDRTLRDDQSGRDSVDISTYSAVGEDFGGSQVDEEEDDADDRYEPESSCVEIAGLPVEENPPTSRKIRFSTEPIKVFATYPNEDYDRRNEDVDPMAASAEYELEKRVERLDLFPVELEKDGDGLGISIIGMGAGADMGLEKLGIFVKTVTEGGAAHRDGRIQVNDLIVEVDGTSLVGVTQSFAASVLRNTSGTVKFVIGREKPGEQSEVAQLIQQTLEQERWQREMMEQRYNQYMDEQEGAEYGTDEEEDDDEEVSPPYPSAIEVFDLAENEDMSPLETDPEKLAHKYKELQIKHAVTQAEIQQLKRKLHHAEQEKQRWRMDKAQLEQTLQENKERMEKLEGYWMEAQSLCQAVDEHLKETQAQYQALERKYSKAKRLIKEYQQKEIEYLKKETQRCAQVGAEASLLKEESGQLQEQVADLECRVEELKSEPL; encoded by the exons ATGATGAAGACCGAATCCACATCCAAGAGCACCGGCTCTGGCTCTACGCTCAGGAGCCCATCCCCGCACAGGAACGCGTACGAGGCGGGGATGCAGGCCCTGAAGCCCGTCAAAGACAATGCTGCGAACGGGGACGTGCAGGAGGGCCCCCGGGGGCGCAGGTACGGCTCCAATGTGCACCGTATCAAAAACATGTTCCAGCAGATGCAGACCACATCCCCAGCcgatgcagagggagaggacgGCACCAAGAACGCCGACAAGTCGGTGCGCCTCTCCCTCCCCAGAGCCGGGAGCCTGAACGAGAACGTGGACCACAGCGCTCTGTTGAAGCTCGGATCCACCGTGTCCGAGCGCGTCAGCAAGTTCGACACCAAACCAGAAAACGGGCACCAGCGGGCCTCGTCCCCGAGCTACTCCAAGCTGCAGGAGACCCGCCGCATCTtcgagcagcagcaggagaggcagCAACAGGAGAAGCTGGCCACCACCAGAGTCCTACTGAAGACAGACAAGGCCTCAGGCTTCCAGGACGGCAGGTTGGACGTGGTGGCTCGTTTCAATGGCAGCACAGAGTCCCTGGACAGCCTAGACACCAGTGAGGCCGTGTCCCCTACAGTCAGCCAGCTCAGCGCTGTGTTTGAACGGGCAGCCGAGCTCCGGAACAACCTCCACCGCCTGTCCTCAACCCCACCGCTCCCCTCCCGAGGGGTCAGCGCTAAGGTGGGTGTGTTGAACTCCAAAATAATCACAAAGAGGGTTAGTGCCTTTGCAGCAGGCCACCAGGAGGATGACGGAAGCAATCAGAAAGGCCAAGAGGGGCCTCTTAGGGGCCCCAGGGGGAGAGTGACTCCCCCATCTGAAAGCATTAATGGGGGTGAAAGTGTTGGCCAAAGCGGCCCAAATAATGAACTTTCCAGTAGTACAGGAGAGCCGAacgagcagagagaaaagactgtTTCAGATGCAGGTGTAAAGGCCAAAGCTGAGGAACAACCTGGGGCCAAGGAGCCGAGCAGCACAACACTTCAAGGTGACATCTACATCTCTGTGGAGAatggagaagctgctgctgagaagcAAAACTCTCCAAAGGGAAGTGAGATGCTCAGACAGGAGGGGGAGACGGCTAaggatgctgaggaggaggacgacagGACTCTCAGAGACGACCAGTCGGGCCGTGACTCTGTGGATATCAGTACCTACAGCGCGGTGGGGGAGGACTTTGGAGGAAGCCAGGTggatgaggaagaagatgatGCAGATGACCGCTACGAGCCTGAGTCCAGCTGTGTGGAGATTGCTGGGCTGCCTGTGGaggagaacccgcccacttccAGGAAGATCCGCTTCAGCACGGAGCCCATCAAG GTGTTCGCCACCTACCCCAACGAGGATTATGACAGGCGTAATGAAGACGTGGATCCCATGGCAGCATCTGCTGAGTACGAGCTGGAGAAGAGGGTGGAGAGGCTGGACCTGTTCCCTGTGGAGCTGGAGAAAG ATGGCGACGGCCTGGGCATCAGTATCATTGGGATGGGTGCAGGGGCTGACATGGGCCTGGAGAAGCTCGGCATCTTTGTTAAGACAGTCACAGAAGGAGGAGCAGCACACAGAGATGGCAG GATCCAGGTGAATGACCTGATTGTGGAGGTGGACGGGACCAGTTTGGTGGGAGTCACCCAGAGCTTTGCCGCCTCTGTACTCAGGAACACCTCAGGAACTGTCAA GTTCGTGATCGGGCGAGAGAAGCCGGGTGAGCAGAGTGAGGTGGCCCAGCTCATCCAGCAGACCCTGGAGCAGGAACGTTGGCAGAGGGAGATGATGGAGCAGCGCTACAACCAGTACATGGATGAACAGGAG GGGGCTGAATATGGcacagatgaggaggaggatgacgatGAGGAGGTCAGTCCGCCGTATCCCAGTGCCATCGAGGTGTTTGACTTGGCAGAGAACGAGGACATGTCGCCTCTGGAGACGGACCCTGAGAAACTGGCCCATAAATACAAAGAG CTCCAAATAAAGCATGCTGTGACCCAGGCTGAGATACAACAACTGAAAAGAAAG CTGCACCACGCGGAGCAGGAGAAGCAGCGCTGGCGTATGGACAAGGCTCAGCTGGAACAGACCCTGCAGGAGAACAAGGAGCGTATGGAGAAGCTGGAGGGCTACTGGATGGAGGCTCAGAGCTTGTGCCAGGCGGTGGACGAGCACCTGAAGGAGACACAGGCCCAGTACCAGGCCCTGGAGCGCAAGTACAGCAAAGCCAAACGCCTGATCAAGGAATATCAGCAGAA GGAGATTGAGTACCTGAAGAAGGAGACCCAGCGTTGTGCACAAGTTGGGGCTGAGGCCTCTCTTCTGAAAGAGGAGTCTGGACAACTCCAAGAACAG GTGGCTGACCTGGAGTGCAGGGTCGAGGAGCTGAAATCTGAACCTTTATAA
- the sgca gene encoding alpha-sarcoglycan: MAGCRSWVLFLTVCAVSLLGANAEIKFTIPVGRLFTYEVMRETFQNDFEPLSKLYAGRLYDDPMNFKCNRQSYPDLPEWLRFTQRHPYDNGFLYGTPTSPGKSIIEIYAVNKRSYETARHILVIKVIVEKMLPYQAEFFIKLREIEKVLPSPVQDEIKQDLQKLWDTEALEIVNITNALDRGGRVPLPLAGHFEGVYVKVGSEQYFSDCLLRVLAAEHQRQCTAGAKVKVPGGCNFCSIPSNCITWCNTELFDLTKQEPAPPAPTMGLGILEAAGDFNPPESPPSREYFPDYIVTVIVPLILAIILCLLLAYIMYGRREGVAKRNARTNQIQLYHHYTIHGNTDELRNMAGNRGFPPPLSTLPMFNSRTGERAPPLQSDSPSIPLIMAQHDPYSDTLPRK; encoded by the exons ATGGCAGGCTGCAGGAGCTGGGTCCTCTTCTTAACAG TTTGTGCTGTCAGTTTGTTGGGGGCCAATGCAGAGATCAAGTTTACCATTCCTGTTGGGAGGTTATTTACATATGAGGTGATGAGGGAGACTTTCCAGAATGACTTTGAACCTTTGTCAAAACTCTACG CTGGACGCTTGTATGACGACCCCATGAATTTTAAGTGCAACAGGCAGAGTTACCCAGACCTGCCAGAGTGGCTCCGCTTCACCCAAAGACACCCCTATGATAACGGCTTCCTGTACGGCACGCCAACATCTCCAGGAAAAAGTATAATCGAG ATCTATGCCGTCAACAAGCGGAGCTATGAAACAGCCAGACATATACTCGTTATCAAAGTCATTGTGG AGAAGATGCTGCCCTATCAAGCTGAGTTCTTCATCAAGCTGAGGGAGATTGAGAAGGTGCTGCCCTCTCCTGTTCAGGATGAGATAAAGCAGGATTTGCAGAAGCTGTGGGACACAGAGGCCTTGGAAATTGTTAACATTACCAACGCGCTTGACCGTGGCGGCAGAGTTCCCCTCCCCCTTGCAGGCCACTTCGAAGG tgtgtatgtgaAGGTGGGATCTGAGCAGTatttctcagactgtctcctgAGGGTGCTGGCGGCAGAGCACCAGAGGCAGTGCACAGCAGGGGCCAAAGTCAAGGTCCCCGGAGGCTGTAACTTCTGCAGCATCCCCAGCAACTGCATCACCTGGTGCAATACGGAGCTG TTCGATCTGACGAAGCAGGAGCCAGCTCCGCCTGCTCCCACGATGGGCCTGGGAATACTGGAGGCTGCAGGTGACTTCAACCCTCCTGAGTCTCCCCCAAGCAGAGAATATTTCCCGGACTACATTGTGACAGTGATTGTGCCCCTGATCCTCGCCATCATCCTGTGTCTGCTGCTGGCCTACATCATGTACGGCAGACGGGAGGGAGT TGCCAAAAGGAATGCAAGGACAAACCA gatTCAGCTGTACCACCACTACACCATTCATGGGAACACTGATGAGCTGAGGAACATGGCTGGAAACCGAGgttttcctccacctctgtccACGCTGCCCATGTTCAACAGCCGGACTGGGGAGAGGGCTCCGCCTCTGCAGTCTGACAGCCCCAGCATCCCCCTCATCATGGCCCAGCA TGATCCCTACAGTGACACACTGCCAAG AAAATAA